From Etheostoma cragini isolate CJK2018 chromosome 14, CSU_Ecrag_1.0, whole genome shotgun sequence, the proteins below share one genomic window:
- the LOC117956750 gene encoding leucine-rich repeat and immunoglobulin-like domain-containing nogo receptor-interacting protein 1 encodes MFEGIAVHQWLCWGTLYLLAAGVALSSETRWLCPKSCRCDAVLLEVNCSDGQITTVPNGLPQNPKLLNLTHNKIKTLVHQQFQTFTQLFELDLSDNIMVIIEVEAFLGLQSLITLRLARNRLKIISVGVFAGLPKLKLLDISSNEILVFLDFTFRDLTALQFIEAVDNDLVFISHQAFTGLTSLQELRLDGCNLTAVPTEALTQLGSLKRLHFYRMGVTMLPNYSFRHLERLKELLISHCNWLENLSGNSLFGLNLTSLTIRHCNLSVVPYISLHHLVYLVYLDLSFNPITYIHENLFGDLLRLQELHLVGGSLLRIEIGAFKGLSHFKLLNVSRNYLTTLEVGVFHSVDALRTLGLDNNPLACDCRLLWVVQRRPYLDFNGNPPTCTTSVQLQGWYFLDFTEAEVPGLLTCRQPSILNPKTQGVRVDQGHTVVFYCNTEGDPPPSVTWISPQLKPLSPIGRIRTLSNGSLEVRYAQPQDSGTYLCVASNAAGNDSLLVSLNVRAFSSSSKKPFHLNGWFAFPSASPGVNGNQSIPLDFKTLLVAATIGLISFFSSVSVCFIFMFFWSKSKGQIKHTATIAYVPRSAVSISNGGKGNYIETSRFTMKLI; translated from the coding sequence ATGTTTGAAGGGATTGCTGTCCACCAATGGCTGTGCTGGGGAACTCTCTACCTCTTGGCAGCGGGGGTGGCATTATCATCTGAAACACGCTGGCTGTGTCCAAAGTCCTGCCGCTGCGACGCCGTGCTGCTGGAGGTGAACTGCTCTGATGGCCAAATTACCACAGTGCCCAACGGTCTCCCACAAAACCCTAAACTGCTAAACCTAACACATAATAAGATTAAGACGCTGGTGCACCAACAGTTCCAGACTTTTACACAACTTTTTGAGTTGGATTTGAGTGACAATATTATGGTAATAATTGAAGTGGAAGCCTTTCTCGGCTTGCAAAGTCTAATAACCCTGCGTCTTGCCCGCAACCGCTTGAAGATTATATCTGTCGGAGTGTTTGCTGGTTTGCCAAAACTGAAGTTACTGGACataagcagcaatgagatccttGTTTTTCTAGATTTTACTTTCCGTGACTTAACTGCCCTGCAGTTTATTGAAGCAGTAGATAATgacttagtttttatttctcatCAAGCTTTTACTGGGTTAACCAGTCTGCAAGAGCTGCGCCTTGATGGCTGCAACCTCACTGCTGTGCCAACAGAGGCACTGACACAGCTTGGGAGCCTGAAACGTCTTCATTTTTACCGAATGGGCGTCACCATGCTGCCAAACTACTCTTTTCGTCACCTAGAGCGTCTGAAGGAACTTCTCATTAGTCATTGCAACTGGCTGGAGAACCTGTCAGGAAACAGTCTCTTTGGCCTAAATCTTACATCCCTTACCATTAGACACTGTAACCTAAGTGTTGTCCCCTATATCTCTTTGCATCATCTTGTATATCTTGTATACCTTGACCTTTCTTTTAACCCAATCACCTACATTCATGAAAACCTGTTTGGAGACTTGCTCCGGCTCCAAGAGCTCCATCTGGTGGGAGGATCATTGCTACGTATCGAAATCGGAGCATTCAAGGGTTTGTCACATTTCAAATTGCTGAATGTATCTAGAAACTATCTCACCACCCTTGAGGTAGGAGTTTTCCATTCGGTGGATGCCCTAAGAACTCTGGGACTTGATAACAACCCACTAGCATGCGACTGCCGTCTGCTGTGGGTGGTGCAGAGACGACCATATCTGGACTTCAATGGAAATCCACCAACTTGCACCACCTCCGTCCAGTTGCAGGGATGGTATTTTCTAGACTTTACTGAAGCTGAGGTCCCAGGCCTGCTCACTTGTCGGCAGCCTAGTATTCTAAACCCTAAAACTCAAGGAGTGAGAGTAGATCAAGGACACACGGTTGTGTTTTATTGCAATACAGAAGGTGACCCTCCGCCATCTGTCACCTGGATAAGTCCTCAGCTTAAACCTCTGTCACCTATTGGCAGAATACGCACTCTCTCTAATGGCTCACTGGAGGTTCGCTATGCTCAACCTCAAGACAGTGGTACTTATCTCTGTGTGGCATCTAATGCGGCAGGAAATGATAGCCTGCTCGTCAGCCTTAATGTCCGAGCCTTTTCATCATCTTCTAAAAAACCCTTTCATCTTAATGGTTGGTTTGCTTTTCCATCTGCTTCTCCAGGTGTGAATGGAAATCAGAGTATTCCATTAGATTTCAAGACGTTACTGGTAGCTGCAACCATTGGATTGATTTCCTTTTTCAGCTCTGTGAGCGTTTGTTTCATCTTCATGTTTTTCTGGAGTAAGAGTAAAGGGCAAATAAAGCACACAGCCACAATAGCATACGTGCCACGAAGCGCTGTGTCAATTAGTAATGGAGGGAAAGGCAACTATATAGAGACAAGCAGGTTCACCATGAAACTAATATga
- the LOC117956749 gene encoding synaptic vesicle glycoprotein 2A-like: MEDGYQNRTAFIKGAKDIAKEVKRQASKKVGRSVDRVSDQYSKRSYNRFEEDDDDDYPTQGSQDGGYYRGDSQAANDDEGGHSDSTEGHDEDDEIYEGEYQGIPRAESGKASLAGGPGSVTAGAQQFTDIGASEAERRKDQEELAQQYETILQECGHGKFQWSLYFVLGLALMADGVEIFVVGFVLPSAEKDMCLSEPNKSMLGLIVYFGMMVGAFLWGALADRIGRRQSLLISLSINSVFSFFSSFVQGYSTFLFCRLLSGVGIGGSIPIVFSYYSEFLSQEKRGEHLSWLCMFWMIGGIYASAMAWAIIPHYGWSFQMGSAYQFHSWRVFVLVCAFPSVAAIASLSAMPESPRFYLENGKHDEGWMILKQVHDTNMRAKGHPEKVFSVTTIKTVKQMDELVDTGTDTPVLKRYRLKIISLSQQIRNNIVACFNPEYKRTTFMLMAVWFTMSFSYYGLTVWFPDMIKYIQKQEYESRTMTFSKERVEHITFNFTLENQIHLEGHYFNDKFLNLKMKSMVFEDSVFEECYFEDITSTHTIFRNCTFVASLFYNTDLFKYRMVNCKLVNSTFLHNKEGCMLDFSDDFNNAYMIYFVNFLGTLAVLPGNIVSALLMDKIGRLRMLAGSSVISCVSCFFLMFGNSESGMIALLCLFGGISIASWNALDVITVELYPSDKRTTAFGFLNALCKLAAVLGISIFQSFVGITKAVPIIFAAGALAAGSFLATKLPETRGLVLQ, translated from the exons ATGGAGGACGGCTACCAAAACCGGACTGCCTTCATAAAAGGCGCCAAAGACATTGCCAAAGAAGTCAAACGGCAAGCATCTAAGAAGGTCGGCCGTTCAGTGGATCGGGTGAGCGATCAGTACAGCAAGCGCTCCTACAACCGGTTtgaagaggatgatgatgatgactacCCCACTCAGGGAAGCCAGGATGGAGGTTATTACCGCGGAGACAGCCAGGCGGCCAATGACGATGAGGGCGGCCACAGTGACTCCACAGAGGGTCACGACGAGGATGATGAGATCTACGAGGGTGAGTACCAAGGAATTCCCCGGGCTGAATCTGGCAAGGCCAGCCTGGCTGGAGGTCCGGGCTCGGTGACGGCCGGCGCTCAGCAATTCACAGATATCGGAGCGTCcgaggcagagaggaggaaagaccAGGAAGAGCTCGCTCAACAGTACGAGACCATTTTACAAGAATGTGGTCACGGGAAGTTCCAGTGGAGCCTGTACTTTGTGCTGGGGCTGGCTCTCATGGCAGACGGTGTGGAGATCTTCGTGGTTGGGTTCGTCCTGCCCAGCGCTGAGAAGGATATGTGCCTGTCTGAACCTAACAAAAGCATGCTAG GTCTGATTGTGTATTTTGGGATGATGGTTGGGGCTTTCCTCTGGGGGGCTCTGGCTGACCGGATAGGCCGTCGGCAGTctcttctcatctctctctccatcaatAGTGTCTTCTCATTCTTCTCCTCCTTCGTTCAGGGCTACAGCACCTTTCTGTTTTGCCGACTCCTCTCAGGTGTTGG GATTGGTGGCTCGATTCCCATTGTGTTTTCCTACTATTCTGAATTTCTGTCCCAAGAGAAGCGCGGTGAGCACCTCAGTTGGCTCTGCATGTTCTGGATGATTGGGGGAATATACGCATCGGCAATGGCCTGGGCTATAATCCCACATTATG GATGGAGTTTCCAGATGGGCTCGGCATATCAGTTCCATAGCtggcgtgtgtttgtgttagtgtgCGCATTTCCTTCTGTGGCAGCCATTGCTTCCCTCAGTGCCATGCCAGAGAGCCCACGCTTCTACTTAGAG AATGGCAAACATGATGAAGGATGGATGATTCTGAAGCAAGTTCACGACACTAACATGCGAGCGAAGGGACACCCAGAGAAGGTGTTTTCT GTCACCACAATTAAGACAGTGAAACAAATGGATGAGTTGGTGGACACTGGCACCGATACTCCAGTCCTGAAACGCTACAGGCTAAAGATTATTAGCCTCTCCCAACAG ATTCGGAATAACATTGTTGCCTGCTTCAATCCAGAATATAAACGGACGACTTTCATGCTCATGGCTGTTTGGTTTACCATGTCTTTCAG CTATTACGGTCTGACGGTGTGGTTCCCAGACATGATCAAGTACATCCAGAAGCAGGAATATGAATCACGCACAATGACCTTCAGTAAGGAACGAGTGGAGCATATCACTTTTAACTTCACCCTGGAAAACCAAATTCATCTTGAAGGACACTATTTTAATGACAA GTTCCTCAACTTGAAGATGAAGTCAATGGTGTTTGAAGACTCTGTGTTTGAGGAGTGCTACTTTGAGGACATCACCTCCACACACACCATATTCAGAAACTGCACCTTTGTTGCAAGTTTGTTCTATAACACAG ATTTGTTTAAATACCGGATGGTCAACTGTAAACTGGTCAACAGCACATTCCTCCACAACAAGGAGGGCTGCATGCTCGACTTCAGCGATGATTTCAACAATGCCTACATGATATACTTTGTCAACTTCCTTGGCACGTTGGCGGTGTTGCCTGGCAACATTGTGTCAGCTCTATTAATGGACAAAATTGGGCGTTTAAGGATGCTGG CGGGATCCAGTGTCATATCTTGTGTCAGCTGTTTCTTCCTGATGTTCGGCAACAGTGAGTCGGGGATGATCGCCCTCTTGTGCCTGTTTGGTGGGATCAGCATTGCCTCATGGAACGCCCTGGATGTGATAACAGTGGAGCTCTACCCCTCCGATAAAAG GACCACAGCGTTTGGCTTCCTGAATGCCCTCTGTAAACTGGCGGCCGTCTTGGGCATCAGCATCTTCCAGTCATTCGTCGGCATTACCAAGGCTGTACCCATCATATTTGCCGCTGGCGCGCTCGCTGCAGGTAGTTTCCTTGCAACCAAGTTGCCTGAAACACGAGGCCTAGTgttgcagtaa